Proteins encoded by one window of Lathyrus oleraceus cultivar Zhongwan6 chromosome 1, CAAS_Psat_ZW6_1.0, whole genome shotgun sequence:
- the LOC127135384 gene encoding uncharacterized zinc finger CCHC domain-containing protein At4g19190, whose product MEGEEGGGLRLSKRFDDKGGGEVDYKTKSGTAWSHNFLNQKPWHPLSYPNQRRKWIAEQTHAHRERRTEEVAREYAQEQEFYRQTALISKKDKEKVELMQAVSFMYVRPPGYNPESAKAAEMNDEKKKEDMVNKEPTQTNPDGPSSSLPPHGEKKKPRPKDVFGRALPTEEEFEVLKNAPRLETGVAARAKPFGVEIRNVKCLRCGSYGHQSGDRECPLKDAIMPNEESRLKRDDPLNAILAHTDLSEPLKWELKQKPGISPPRGGFKPDDPNQQIVAEDEDIFDEYGGFLNMGDIPDLLLTNLSKKPKKSKKKKHKKQKLVHSESETSSDDGESRSKKKKVKANKKKRDYKESSSSGSSASEKDHGKNRHKHLDDSDSDKNDRSRRTKRRERSLSPKGYDRSRPGRSKHGKRRHSFSSEESASDGYDGNYKNRDKHSYSSEDSDSERDDRGRKNIQKHQRKHSRKIHSYSDEKDSGPADYHVKHKGRDEHSYKPDDHNHQRQPEDKRSSHKYSSTIHSDFQRHHVSFSHDRYRGGSQKSRTDHSCSSNDFGVEKNDRSRRIKENHESQKSRAEPYSSHESDVEKDGRSTRIKEKHGSQKSRAKHSYSSDDSDVEKDGRSRRMKEKHGSQKSRAGHSYSSDDFDVEKDGQSRRIKEKHHGTHEGSEHPGHDMSKQSRKKHSYHRSEKSSDYYEKHHNPRSSSHKH is encoded by the exons ATGGAAGGTGAGGAGGGAGGTGGTTTGAGGCTGAGCAAGAGATTTGATGACAAGGGTGGAGGAGAGGTTGATTATAAGACCAAATCCGGCACTGCGTGGAGTCACAATTTCCTCAACCAAAAACCATGGCATCCTCTCTCTTACCCCAACCAGCGCCGCAAGTGGATTGCTGAACAGACCCATGCCCATCGTGAACGCCGAACTGAAGAGGTTGCTCGTGAG TATGCTCAGGAGCAAGAGTTTTATCGCCAGACAGCTCTCATTTCCAAGAAGGACAAGGAAAAG GTGGAGCTTATGCAAGCTGTTAGCTTTATGTATGTTCGTCCTCCTGGTTACAATCCTGAAAGTGCCAAAGCTGCAGAGATGAATGATGAGAAGAAAAAAGAAGATATGGTGAATAAGGAGCCTACACAAACCAATCCCGATGGACCTTCCTCTTCATT GCCACCACATGGAGAGAAGAAAAAACCAAGGCCAAAAGATGTTTTTGGCCGCGCTCTACCAACTGAAGAAGAATTTGAAGTTCTTAAAAATGCACCAAG GCTGGAAACAGGAGTTGCTGCAAGGGCAAAACCTTTTGGAGTTGAAATTCGCAATGTTAAATGTTTAAGATGTGGGAGCTATGGTCACCAAAGTGGTGATCGTGAATGTCCCTTGAAGGATGCTATAATGCCAAATGAGGAAAGTAGATTGAAGAGAGACGACCCTTTGAATGCCATTCTTGCCCATACAGATCTCTCTGAG CCTCTAAAATGGGAACTCAAGCAGAAGCCAGGAATCAGTCCCCCTCGTGGAGGGTTTAAACCAGATGATCCCAACCAGCAGATAGTTGCTGAGGATGAGGACATTTTTGATGAATATGGAG GTTTTCTCAATATGGGTGATATCCCTGATTTATTATTGACCAACTTATCTAAAAAACCAAAGAAGTCCAAAAAGAAAAAACACAAAAAGCAGAAGCTAGTCCATTCAGAAAGTGAAACATCTTCTGATGATGGAGAGAGTAGATCTAAGAAAAAAAAAGTTAAGGCAAATAAAAAGAAGCGAGACTATAAAGAGTCAAGTTCTTCAGGCTCTTCTGCCTCTGAAAAAGATCATGGAAAGAACAGACATAAGCATTTGGATGATTCTGACAGTGACAAAAATGATCGAAGTAGAAGGACTAAACGACGAGAACGTTCACTTTCGCCCAAAGGTTATGACCGTTCTAGGCCCGGTAGGAGTAAACATGGTAAGCGAAGGCATTCCTTTTCATCTGAGGAGTCTGCCTCTGATGGTTATGATGGAAACTATAAGAATAGGGATAAGCATTCGTATTCATCCGAAGATTCTGACAGTGAAAGAGATGATCGAGGTAGAAAGAATATACAAAAGCACCAGAGGAAACATAGCAGAAAAATACATTCTTATTCTGATGAGAAGGATTCTGGTCCTGCCGATTATCATGTAAAACACAAGGGTAGAGATGAGCATTCTTATAAACCAGATGATCATAATCATCAACGACAACCCGAGGATAAAAGGAGCAGCCACAAGTACTCATCAACAATCCATTCCGATTTTCAGAGGCATCACGTAAGTTTTAGTCATGATCGGTACCGTGGTGGAAGTCAGAAGAGTAGGACTGATCATTCTTGTTCTTCCAATGATTTTGGTGTTGAAAAGAATGATCGAAGTAGAAGGATCAAGGAAAACCATGAAAGTCAAAAGAGCAGAGCTGAGCCTTATTCTTCTCATGAATCTGATGTTGAAAAGGATGGTCGAAGTACAAGGATCAAAGAAAAACATGGAAGTCAGAAGAGCAGAGCCAAACATTCTTATTCTTCCGATGATTCTGATGTTGAAAAAGATGGTCGAAGTAGAAGGATGAAAGAAAAACATGGAAGTCAGAAGAGTAGAGCTGGGCATTCTTATTCTTCTGATGATTTTGATGTTgaaaaggatggtcaaagtagAAGGATCAAAGAAAAACATCACGGTACACATGAGGGTTCTGAACATCCTGGGCATGATATGAGCAAACAGAGCAGGAAAAAGCATTCATATCATAGAAGTGAAAAGAGTTCTGATTATTATGAAAAACATCATAATCCAAGAAGCAGCAGCCACAAGCATTGA
- the LOC127135394 gene encoding uncharacterized protein LOC127135394, protein MAPFLSLPLYFFRRLSFFSCFFVSFVSKERKKREGVLVFGMEDLMVKEEIVEAINGEEEQDQQHEEVGAIAGGEEDEAVSTLTMERVAAAKKFIENHYRSQMKHIQERKERRSELQKELESSHVPEEEQINLIKDLESKETEFMRLKRHKICVEDFDLLTIIGRGAFGEVRLCREKKSGNIYAMKKLKKSEMLSRGQVEHVRAERNVLAEVVNDFIVKLYYSFQDPEFLYLIMEYLPGGDIMTLLMREETLTESVARFYIAQTVLAIESIHKHNYIHRDIKPDNLLLDKCGHMKLSDFGLCKPLDCSNLSSISESEILDDDNLNDTMDVDGNCPNNRNGRRWKSPLEQLQHWQMNRRKLAFSTVGTPDYIAPEVLLKKGYGVECDWWSLGAIMYEMLVGYPPFYSDDPVTTCRKIVHWKNHLKFPDEARLTPEAKDLICKLLCGVPHRLGTRGAAEIKDHPWFRDILWDRLYGTEAAFKPRVFGELDTQNFMKFDEVELPKPTRTGSGPIRKTLLTTQDLSFVGYTYKNFAAVKGKRHSIEKESLSPRSSIDSTHSDSAVNYSN, encoded by the exons ATGGCTCCTTTCCTTTCCCTTCCTCTGTATTTTTTTAGAAGACTCTCCTTCTTCTCTTGTTTTTTTGTCTCCTTCGTttcaaaagagagaaaaaaaagaGAAGGGGTTTTGGTTTTCGGTATGGAGGATCTCATGGTGAAGGAGGAAATAGTTGAGGCCATAAATGGAGAAGAGGAACAAGACCAACAGCATGAGGAGGTGGGTGCCATTGCTGGTGGTGAAGAGGATGAGGCTGTTTCCACCTTGACTATGGAAAGGGTTGCTGCAGCTAAGAAATTCATTGAGAATCATTATAGGTCTCAGATGAAACACATCCAAGAACGCAAGGAAAG GCGTTCGGAGCTGCAAAAGGAGTTAGAGTCGTCTCATGTACCAGAAGAGGAACAAATCAATTTAATTAAGGATTTAGAGAGCAAGGAGACTGAGTTTATGCGGTTGAAAAGACATAAAATATGTGTTGAAGATTTTGATCTTTTAACCATTATTGGTAGGGGAGCCTTTGGTGAG GTAAGACTCTGTCGCGAGAAGAAATCGGGTAATATATATGCGATGAAAAAGTTGAAAAAGTCCGAAATGCTCAGCAGGGGAcag GTTGAGCATGTTAGAGCTGAAAGGAATGTTCTTGCGGAAGTTGTGAATGACTTCATTGTGAAACTTTATTACTCATTTCAAGATCCTGAATTCTTATATCTTATAATGGAATATTTACCTGGTGGCGATATAATGACTTTGTTGATGAGGGAAGAAACTTTGACAGAAAGTGTGGCTAGGTTTTACATCGCCCAAACCGTTTTAGCCATAGAGTCTATTCATAAACACAACTACATTCATCG GGATATAAAACCTGACAACCTTCTGTTAGACAAATGTGGTCACATGAAACTGTCGGATTTCGGTCTTTGCAAACCACTTGACTGCTCAAATCTATCATCTATAAGTGAAAGTGAAATATTGGATGATGATAACTTGAATGATACAATGGACGTTGATGGAAATTGCCCAAATAACAGAAATGGTAGGCGTTGGAAAAGCCCGCTCGAGCAACTTCAGCATTGGCAAATGAATAGGAGGAAGTTG GCATTTTCTACTGTTGGAACTCCAGACTATATTGCTCCCGAAGTGTTATTGAAAAAGGGTTATGGTGTGGAGTGCGACTG GTGGTCTCTTGGGGCTATTATGTATGAGATGCTTGTCGGTTATCCTCCATTTTACTCTGATGATCCTGTAACAACATGCCGAAAG ATTGTGCACTGGAAAAATCACTTAAAGTTTCCGGACGAGGCAAGACTGACCCCCGAAGCAAAAGATCTGATATGCAAGTTGCTTTGTGGTGTTCCGCATAGGCTTGGTACCAGAGGAGCAGCTGAAATTAAA GATCATCCTTGGTTCAGAGATATCTTATGGGACAGGCTCTATGGAACTGAGGCAGCATTTAAACCGCGGGTCTTTGGGGAGCTTGACACTCAGAATTTTATGAAATTCGATGAG GTTGAACTGCCAAAGCCAACTCGAACAGGATCCGGACCCATCAGAAAG ACGCTCTTAACTACTCAAGATCTCAGTTTCGTTGGCTATACATATAAGAATTTTGCCGCTGTCAAGGGGAAGCGTCATTCTATTG AAAAGGAAAGCCTGTCGCCGCGGTCATCAATCGACTCCACACACA GTGATTCTGCAGTAAACTATTCCAACTGA
- the LOC127105755 gene encoding uncharacterized protein LOC127105755 — MRSHLKPLSITGKVKDVPVNKILVNYGATVNLMSHRMLRKIGKYDTDAKPHNMVLTNYEGKLDSTMGVIQVELTVWIVTRSIMFVIVETKANYNLLLGREWIHGVGVVPSSMHQRIIIWRLDGIIENIEAYQGEIVCEDDFGYLGASGIEPIGWGSEFNNDD, encoded by the exons ATGAGGAGCCACCTTAAACCCCTCTCTATCACTGGAAAAGTCAAAGATGTCCCCGTTAATAAAATATTGGTGAATTATGGAGCGACTGTGAATTTAATGTCTCACCGCATGTTGAGAAAAATTGGCAAGTATGATACCGATGCCAAACCTCATAATATGGTGCTTACCAACTATGAAGGTAAATTGGATTCCACTATGGGAGTCATCCAAGTAGAATTAACAGTATGGATAGTCACAAGATCCATAATGTTTGTGATTGTGGAAACAAAGGCTAACTACAATTTGTTGCTTGGAAGGGAGTGGATACATGGGGTCGGAGTTGTCCCATCCTCAATGCACCAGAGGATAATAATTTGGCGTCTAGATGGTATCATCGAAAACATAGAGGCATATCAAGG AGAAATAGTATGCGAAGACGACTTCGGATATTTGGGAGCGTCTGGAATCGAGCCTATAGGATGGGGAAGTGAATTCAATAATGATGATTAA